Proteins from a single region of Plasmodium gaboni strain SY75 chromosome 2, whole genome shotgun sequence:
- a CDS encoding putative exported protein (Plasmodium exported protein, unknown function) has translation MFIYYFKIFSFIILFYIYLLANNNDLRKNDCNYYSINFSLNIKCNRLLFQLEKEKSIYDDIDEVALFSGVDDERYKKNKKVKNRTTKEKQMKIQLERELMKEGKHQSCLSCGGSYTLKRCMKRTFKPLIKFIGKCISLIISSAGLLVHALLSGIWALLKWIYRFQIVQVVKTYICRLIKY, from the exons atgttcatttattattttaaaatattttcatttattattctattttacatatatttgttaGCTAACAAT AATGACTTACGAAAAAATGATTGCAATTATTATTCGATTAATTTTTCcttaaatattaaatgtaacagattattatttcaattagaaaaagaaaaatcCATTTATGATGACATAGATGAAGTGGCCTTATTTTCTGGTGTAGATGATGAACgttataagaaaaataaaaaagttaAAAATAGAACCACAAAAGAGAAGCAAATGAAAATTCAACTAGAAAGAGAACTAATGAAAGAAGGTAAACATCAATCATGCTTATCTTGTGGAGGCTCTTATACTTTAAAAAGATGTATGAAGAGAACATTTAAGCCActtattaaatttatagGTAAATGTATATCATTAATAATATCTAGTGCAGGATTACTTGTACATGCTCTCCTATCAGGTATATGGGCTCTACTCAAATGGATATACAGATTTCAAATAGTACAAGTTGTAAAAACTTATATATGTCGtctaataaaatattaa
- a CDS encoding putative exported protein (Plasmodium exported protein, unknown function), with translation MHMFFLFIKIFILSIFTINHRLTNRYDYNIIYNGKKNSLGKRLGFISCRTLTEVYDAFNDATVKMLDINFDSSKTCTPRNRRFIHDRYSTAPYELIKRKPKKKKSVFAKIIGRYVKFFKKINNILNDILYFFMDNTNCLFLPLKIILAPFVFIFKVLYDILAFIVIVFILVIIIIYTLIKKMCLRIHYSECMQNLRSWKKHEAKVKIYKPEA, from the exons atgcatatgttttttttattcataaaaatatttattctttcCATTTTCACTATAAACCATAGATTAACTAATAGA tatgattataatataatctACAATGGAAAAAAGAATTCCTTAGGGAAAAGGTTAGGTTTTATATCATGTAGAACCTTAACAGAAGTTTATGATGCCTTTAATGATGCAACAGTAAAAATGCTAGATATCAATTTTGATTCTTCGAAAACTTGTACCCCAAGAAATCGAAGGTTTATTCATGACAGATATTCAACAGCACCatatgaattaataaaacGTAAAcccaaaaaaaaaaaatctgTATTTGCTAAAATCATAGGCAGATAtgtaaaattttttaaaaaaattaataatatattgaatgatatattatatttttttatggATAATACAAACTGCTTGTTTTTACCActgaaaattatattagCACCATTTGTTTTCATATTCAAAGTTCTTTATGACATCCTAGCTTTTATAGTAATTGTTTTTATCTTGgtaattataattatttatacactcataaaaaaaatgtgtCTAAGAATTCATTATAGTGAATGTATGCAAAATTTAAGATCATGGAAGAAACATGAAGCAAAGgttaaaatatacaaacCCGAAGCATga
- a CDS encoding putative DnaJ protein — protein MKCCKKFKYFLPKYILNNDDEIQNKYTLHKIYNLNNKFGHFLKLILCLPFILKTVLWVFLTISVFNVCIYDLILPCIAPFDSIYSRSLCENVKSKNSNDTIKVPVLTNKVFSLPNEKKLTVSEDICDHNVNFIFTFNEKLINYLKKYKMSDDYKPITYVKNYAVYNSNNNKKDDILDRRIYNIGKNEEDIIKTMENLWLEFMENEKEKYYLLKDRLSKYNDKLKMQSKCSDEYFSKQKWNNCNDLIYKGSKDLEEKLNKMFYEWFRQKNFNLEEYRRLTVLCRIGWKALSNYVENACKEIIHSDLDIINMKKGSNLNNGLNNNEYKNSCKNSHFNTSSCIHNQKLVNSFVNFENSVSFNYEESLISAPYIDEDTSDSSYETAEKNINYNNNMSQPKTIVEPQIMEKSNNIEESENVQYLKNNGKIKDNENLQDYEKEKLKKKNHTEKEVQTEKEKRSNKEDNSKKGKRTKKEKHSEKEKDSDKEKDSDKEKDSDKEKDSDKEKDSEKEEKQNKFKMKDDLLEIMDLIRLESSDEPEKSNNTGKKKKKKKRFLKNFENVENSSRNKNFKKIFSKNKYTLEDEVKSICKDGFNKKKVLIKVNMFSNTDDNFFISDDDTKTCVDRTYYDLLNVEPDASFDEIKYSYRKLALQYHPDKNINDPEANDKFQKINEAYQVLSDQNRRKMYDEGGMKATENMFFIDAATFFTMIYSSEKLNKYIGILKITTFVQILYENKIYTDKLGDFQDVIKNILLKDQTKREVELAVLLKERLQPYVDGDENWIDNMRKEIKELLDSSFSESILHSVGWVYKNISSRYIKKMKSILGLKAVGENMQAYLRCVDNIYKGKQTINKIIQSFDLLSVLEGEELSMKLGDIICDALRLMLWDIESTVKDVAKRVLRDEGVHKTTRLKRAEAMLILGNLMLEISGIVGNDFISYKVDGMKVLESALMNSIRFSENNDDD, from the exons atgAAATGTTGTAAGAAATTTAAATACTTTTTACccaaatatattttaaataatgatgatgaaattcaaaacaaatataccttacataaaatatataatttgaataataagtttggacattttttaaaattgATCTTATGTCTACCCTTTATTTTGAAAACAGTATTATGGGTATTTTTAACCATATCTGTATTT aATGTTTGCATATATGACTTAATATTACCTTGTATCGCACCGTTCGATAGTATATATTCAAGATCATTATGTGAAAATGTTAAATCCAAAAATTCGAACGATACTATTAAAGTACCTGTATTAACAAATAAAGTATTTTCATTACCaaatgaaaagaaattaaCTGTATCGGAAGATATATGTGATCATAATGtgaattttatttttacgTTTAATGAAAAACTGATTAActatttaaaaaaatataaaatgtcGGATGATTATAAACCAATAACGTATGTAAAAAACTATGCTGtatataatagtaataataataaaaaagatgatATTTTAGATAGAAGAATTTATAATATAggaaaaaatgaagaagataTTATTAAGACTATGGAAAATTTATGGTTAGAATTTATGGAgaatgaaaaagaaaaatattatttgttaaaAGATCGATTATctaaatataatgataagTTAAAAATGCAAAGTAAATGTTCAGatgaatatttttcaaaacAAAAATGGAATAATTGTAATgatcttatatataaaggtTCTAAGGATCTTGAggaaaaattaaataaaatgttttatgAATGGTTTAgacaaaaaaattttaatttagAGGAATATAGACGATTAACCGTTTTATGTAGAATAGGTTGGAAAGCTTTATCTAATTATGTAGAAAATGCTTGTAAAGAAATTATTCATTCTGATTTagatataattaatatgaaaaaagGATCCAACTTGAATAATGgtttaaataataatgaatataagAATAGTTGTAAAAATTCACATTTTAATACCTCATCTTGTATTCATAATCAGAAATTAGTTAATTCGTTTGTAAATTTTGAGAATTCTGTGAGCTTCAATTATGAAGAAAGTCTCATAAGTGCACCTTATATTGACGAAGACACATCCGATTCATCCTATGAAACTGcagaaaaaaatataaattataataataatatgagTCAACCCAAAACTATAGTTGAACCACAAATTATGGAAAAATCGAATAATATAGAAGAAAGTGAAAATGTtcaatatttaaaaaataatggaaaaataaaagataatgaaaatttacaagattatgaaaaagaaaaattaaaaaaaaaaaatcacACTGAAAAGGAAGTGCAAACAGAAAAAGAAAAGCGTTCCAATAAAGAAGATAATTCCAAAAAAGGAAAACGTACCAAAAAAGAAAAGCATAGcgaaaaagaaaaagatagcgacaaagaaaaagatagcgacaaagaaaaagatagcgacaaagaaaaagatagcgacaaagaaaaagatagcgaaaaagaagagaaacaaaataaattcaAAATGAAGGATGATTTATTAGAAATTATGGATTTAATAAGATTAGAATCTTCAGATGAACCAGAGAAATCTAACAATACTggtaaaaaaaagaaaaaaaaaaaaaggtttttgaaaaattttgaaaatgTAGAAAATTCATCTAGAAATAAGAATTTTAAAAAGATCTTttctaaaaataaatataccTTAGAAGATGAAGTTAAATCTATTTGTAAAGATggatttaataaaaaaaaggtatTGATAAAAGTAAATATGTTTTCCAATACtgatgataattttttcattagTGATGATGATACAAAAACATGCGTTGATAGGACatattatgatttattaaatgttGAACCAGATGCAAGTTTCGatgaaattaaatataGCTATCGTAAGTTAGCTTTACAATATCATCCAgataagaatataaatgatCCTGAAGCAAATGATAAgtttcaaaaaataaatgaagCTTATCAAGTGCTAAGTGATCAAAACAGAAGAAAAATGTATGATGAGGGTGGAATGAAAGCTACAgaaaatatgttttttattGATGCAGCTACCTTTTTTACGATGATATATAGTTCAGAAAAActtaataaatatattggtattttaaaaataacaacatttgttcaaatattatatgaaaacaaaatatatactgATAAATTAGGAGATTTCCAAgatgtaataaaaaatatcttATTAAAGGATCAAACTAAAAGAGAGGTTGAATTAGCtgttttattaaaagaGAGATTACAACCATATGTAGATGGGGATGAAAATTGGATTGATAATATGagaaaagaaattaaaGAATTACTTGATTCTTCATTTTCTGAATCTATTTTACATTCAGTAGGATGggtatataaaaatatatctagtagatatataaaaaaaatgaaaagtATTTTAGGTTTAAAAGCAGTGGGAGAAAATATGCAAGCCTATTTAAGGTGTgtagataatatatataaggGAAAGCaaacaataaataaaattattcaGAGTTTTGACTTACTTTCCGTTTTAGAAGGTGAGGAGCTTAGTATGAAATTAGGAGATATAATATGTGATGCCTTAAGATTAATGTTATGGGATATAGAATCAACAGTTAAGGATGTAGCTAAGCGTGTTTTACGAGATGAAGGAGTACATAAGACAACTAGATTAAAAAGGGCAGAAGCTATGTTAATTTTAGGGAATTTAATGTTAGAGATATCTGGTATTGTTGGCAATGATTTTATAAGTTATAAAGTGGATGGTATGAAAGTATTAGAAAGTGCATTAATGAATTCAATACGATTTAGTGAAAATAACGATGACGATTAA